DNA from Pseudophryne corroboree isolate aPseCor3 chromosome 7, aPseCor3.hap2, whole genome shotgun sequence:
ggtgtattcagccacacgtgtcactgTATTATGCGCATAGCGtatcggcgtgtatacgcaacgtgcatacacatcgTAGGGGACATTGTTTGCATTTAGCGGGAGCAGCGGCCTGAACCACAGTGTCATAAGGTACTCCATTTCCCTGAAAGTTCATTGAACTTAACAGAACACACACAAACAATAGTCACACAGACACCCAAACGTCTTTTACATAAAGGGGATGAAACAGCTCAACACTTTCCTTACAACGTATTCAGCTCAGGTTGTATATAAACCTCCTGTCCCCATGTCCCCAGTACACAGCGGGTTTGGACACATTTGAATCTATAACATGGGAAAGGTGAGTGTAACTAAAATGGtttaatttaaatattaaaacaTACTTTTGATTTAAGTACTGGATGAAAGAGAATATATGTTTTATAAATTGCTCTATTTTAACAAATATAAGTTACATTGTATGTATGAGGGATGAAGTGATAAGAGCTTGACAAAGgaaattgggcattatacacacaCATCACAACCTTGTGGTCACCAATGAGGAACTATGCTCTCTAGGTGCTATGCAGAGTATCCCAGAATGCTACTGGAGTGCACAGGTACAGTTGGGCAACTGGAGTGTAGTTCTGCATGGAGGCACCGGAACACACTAGGAGAGCATGCAGAGCAGAATGTAGAACAATGGGCTAACTGTAGAGAAACAGGGAAGACGTCAGATTGCTGTAAACTGCTTAACCCTGACCCAGGTGACTGGTAAGTACAATTTTttctgacaatggtggtcattccgagttattcactCGGTaagtttcttcgcatcgcagcgattttccgctaattgcgcatgcgcaatgttcgcactgcgactgcgccaagtaaatttgctatgcagttaggtattttactcacggcattacaaggttttttcttcgttctggtgttcgtaatgtgattgacaggaagtgggtgtttcagggcggaaacaggccgttttatgggagtgtttgaaaaaacgctaccgtttctgggaaaaactcgggagtggttggagaaacggaggagtgtctgggcgaacgctgggtgtgtttgtgacgtcaaactaggaacgacaagcactgaactgatcgcactggaagagtaagtttcgagctactcagaaactgcacagagaagtctttttgcaatattgcgaatctttcgttcgcaattttgataagctaagattcactcccagtaggcggcggcttagcgtgtgcaaagctgctaaaagcagcttgcgagcgaacaactcggaatgagggccaatgaacagCTGCACTTACAATGTGCATCCAGATTGCACATTGGCAACTCTGGTCAGGTGGGAAAagagcagtcagtgattggttgATCATAAGTCAGCTGACATGATcaacatggcagcgcccatgcaGCACTGGGTCTGGAAAAATTTGTCAAAGTAACAGAAGCTAGTCAGATACAGCATGACTAGACTTACTATAATATCCTGAGGAAACACCCCAGGAAGTAAAATGGCAGTGCCAGGTCAGGCTGGAGGGTCTGGAAGTCTGATATATGACACTGGATACTCCCCGACTTTATTTTTAATCTGACAGATACAATATAATACTGTTGTTGCTGTAAGTTTACTGCAGATTTTTATTTTTAGACAATGCCACTAATTAACCCCAACAATTTCATATTCACTATAAGAACATGGTCATATCGTACTCATAACTCTGTGATGAGAAATGGTTATGTGATGGTCACTCACTCCCACAGAATAATGCCGATGCTTAGTCCATACAACATAACAATGGAGACCTGACATACGCTGCAAAACCAAGTTTGCTTTACACTGATGTATTGTTTTCTGATCAATGCTTTGGGAAAGATGAATGTACCATGGAACATAAACGAACAATagtcacacagacacacaaacGTCTTTTACATAAAGAGGATGAAACAGCTCAACACTTTCCTTACAACGTATTCAGCTCAGGTTGTATATAAACCTCCTGTCCCCATGTCCCCAGTACACAGCGGGTTTGGACACATTTGAATCCACAACATGGGAAAGGTGAGTCTAATTTACATGttttaatttaaatattaaaacaTACTTTCATCTTTGATTTTACGTTCTAGATGAAAGAGAATATATGTTCTGTATATTGCTGTATTTTAACAAATATAAGTTACCATAAATTTATGAGGGATGTATTGATAAGAGCTTGACAAAGGAAATTGGGCATGACACGTACACATCTAATGGGTAATATGAGTATCTGATATAGGAAGGTTTTTTCAGAAATTAAGCACTTTATTTCTTTTGTGTTTTTCTCAGTAATCAaacgtaaaaaatatatatatatatatatatatatagaagaataaATACATCATTAACATCAAAACATCTGGACAATTTCCTGAATAATCTGCTGCTAAAAAATTATTGCGGAAATTATTAAAACATATCAATACCATTATTTTTCCACAGATTATCTTCTATGAGGACAGGAACTTCCAGGGCCGCTCCCATGAGTGTAACTCTGAGTGCCCAGACATGTCCTCATACTTCAGACGCTGTAACTCCATCCGTGTGGAGAGCGGAAACTGGATCCTGTATGAGCACCCCAACTACAGGGGGCACCAGTACTTCCTGCATAGAGGGGAGTACCCCGACTTCCAGCAGTGGCTGGGTTACAATGACTCTATAAAGTCCTGTCGTCTGAGCCCCCAGGTAATTATACATTTTATCACTATTCTGTAGTGTACATGAAGAAGATCTCCTAAGTTATATTTCCTGACCAAAGTGAGATTTATGTACAATTAGCAGATTGTACCCTCCCCTGGAAAATCAATTCCTCCATATAATCCTGTAATAGGATGTCTGCAGAAATATTAATAACACCTGCAAATATAATTTATGACGTGCTTTACAATTATTGCTTTCCAATTATAGGACAGTTATTTTAATTTGCTTTATTGAACATTTTTACCCCAGCACCAGGGATCATTCAGAGTCAGGATCTATGAGAAAGAAGACTTCCGAGGTCAGATGATGGAGTTCACAGAAGACTGTCCCCATGTCTATGAGATGTTCCGCTACCATGACATCCATTCCGCCCATGTACAAGACGGATACTGGATGTTCTATGAGGAGCCCAACTACCGGGGACGTCAGTACTACCTGAGATCAGGGGAGTACCGGAGATACACCGACTGGGGTGCCACTAGCCCCAGAATTGGCTCCTTCAGACGTGTCCACCATATGTATTAAACCAGCAGAAAAATAAAATCTGTCAATTCTTTTCATTCTGAATATCACGTTCgttatttatgtgttttttttttcaattctgtaAGCGTTGTCTCAGCCTAATCCTCCAACTAACCCAGAAGAGAAAGTGCTGCATTTATTTTTAACAAGGGTCTTTCATTATATATTTCATCCTCATGGTTTCAATTCAAGTGAAACATATACTTCTTTTTAACAAGAAGCGCAATTACTGTACCAATTAACACACTTGCACTGAGATACTATAAAGTAACTCAATAAGTTAGATATTTGGGGACCCTGATTGCATCATAAATCTCATTGGTCTGTAAATATTGAGTGCAGATGGAGATGGAGCcttctacagatggagccttctttaTCTTGGCTCTTTATGTGACTAGGCTCGTCCGTCTGGGtgtacctagtcactgtgagcatctccgtctggaaGGGCGCACGCCCAGACGGAGAagctccccattcactttaatggagagcgtctccgtccgcgcgcccagacagagacgctctgaatgggaagcggctcGTGCACTCCCGATGTGACTAGGTGGATGGGTCACCTAATCACGCCGGGAGCGCACGCCtgcgcctcagccagcaaagataacacTGGCTCCATCTTTACGTAACCTTTCATTGTTTGCAGTATCACATATTTTCTAGCAGCTGCAAAATTCAGGGTGTTGTGGGTGTAAAAAAACAGTTCTCGTTGGAAAATGTTTAGTTATCTATTTAatgtaattatttattttatttatgctgATATTGGGAAACTCACAGGAGCGTGTCCACATCTGTGTCAGCAGGTGGTAGACATTCACTATAGTTTGGGTTTCCAAAGATTGTGGCTCCTTAGTGTGCACAGGAACCCCCCACAATTAAAAATCAGTCCTGGATTTAAAAATTGATTTGTGGTGAACAAAATAATTGATTTGCATGTACAGTAGTTTGCACCTGTGCCCCCTATTATTGTACCTTGAAATGAGCGTGGACTTGTTGGTCGGATAAATGGCAGGTCAGAGTGGTGCATAGAATGCTGAGGAGGCAGAAAACTAGCCACCCACCTACAGTACAGTGCCTTTTATCTACTAACCATGCTGTAGAATATGAGTGGAACTCCTTCCGTA
Protein-coding regions in this window:
- the LOC134943232 gene encoding gamma-crystallin 1-like isoform X1, which gives rise to MGKIIFYEDRNFQGRSHECNSECPDMSSYFRRCNSIRVESGNWILYEHPNYRGHQYFLHRGEYPDFQQWLGYNDSIKSCRLSPQHQGSFRVRIYEKEDFRGQMMEFTEDCPHVYEMFRYHDIHSAHVQDGYWMFYEEPNYRGRQYYLRSGEYRRYTDWGATSPRIGSFRRVHHMY
- the LOC134943232 gene encoding gamma-crystallin-3-like isoform X2 → MGKIIFYEDRNFQGRSHECNSECPDMSSYFRRCNSIRVESGNWILYEHPNYRGHQYFLHRGEYPDFQQWLGYNDSIKSCRLSPQVIIHRVRIYEKEDFRGQMMEFTEDCPHVYEMFRYHDIHSAHVQDGYWMFYEEPNYRGRQYYLRSGEYRRYTDWGATSPRIGSFRRVHHMY